The sequence ATAAGGATGTATGTAATTACATAACATATGCAGTTAAGTACTTAATTATTTGTTAATTTCACGGTTTAATTAACTAAATGTGTGTAGGTCTTCAGAGATGTGGAAAAAGCTGTAGGCTTAGATGGACTAACTATCTCAGACCTGATATTAAGAGGGGAAAGTTCAGTTTGCAAGAAGAACAAACCATAATTCAACTCCATGCCCTATTAGGGAACAGGTAGAGCACAGTTCTTTATAGTGtcggttattttatttttttaacaaaaaattgttATCCACGCGATTTAAACACTATACTTCCTTCAATAACGTGATTTAAACACACTACTTCCTTCAATATTGCCGCTAGACCAAATGGTCATGTTCAATTTTATTGTTATCAATTGTCTTGTCTTATCAGAACAGTTATGGTAGACATTGTTTTCAAATGTTAATTAGtacttttaatttttcatgGTTATTTTTAATCCTTTCTCCCGAGTATGTTCTTAATTTCTTTACCTTGACAACGTAGAAGCAAGAGTTTGTTAAGAGTGCGACAGTCTTTGTGATCAGGTTCTACCATTTTGCTAtatatttgtttgaattttttgatGATGTGAATGCAATTACTCAACTCTTATCTGTCACTTATTCAAAATTTTGACTTGTGCGACCATTTTCCATAATGTGATATTCACTGCTGCTCTGAGATCCTGACATCCGAGTTCATATTATTTATTGGTctcatttttaaataaaaatggtCCTCTTAAATTTTCTTCATGAGCATGCATATAGACACTGAAATATTCTTGTAGCTAGAGATGCTTGTCCATGCCACTGAATCTGCAGACCTCTTTTCTTCTACTACACAATcctaattaattatgtttggtcaaatttaattaaaagagAATGGGTATGTGGAAATCAAAGTTACAAcataataaatgaaaaaaaatttgttcgTGAGATCGATGTAGTTTATGGGATTTTCATAGTATTTTGATGCTAATATTTGTCTTGTTGATTGACCTCGAATGATCAGGTGGTCGGCCATAGCAACTCACTTGCCAAAGAGAACAGACAATGAGATAAAGAACTACTGGAATACGCATCTTAAGAAGAGGCTAGCCAAAATGGGCATCGACCCCGTCACGCACAAGCCAAAGAAGGACAACCTACTCTCTAGCGTCGACGGTCAATCCAAGAACGCCTCCAATCTCAGCCACATGGCTCAGTGGGAGAGCGCCCGGCTCGAAGCCGAGGCCCGCCTAGTCAGAGAATCAAGGCTCCGCTCCCAGAGCTCCTCATTACTCCATCAGCTCACCACCACAAACCCTAATACCTACGTTCCGGTGAATTCTTCGTCTTCGGGTTCGACATCAGCTCAGCTTCAGCTCAAGTGGCCGTCATCAAAACATTCTCATAATAGTGTTGATCTCGAGTCTCCGACATCTACGCTCACTTATAATTCCGATCAGATTAACGTTAATAATGCATCGTCCTCCGCAATGGGGGCCGCGATTATGCAGCCGGCGATGATCGAGTTTGTTGGGAGTTCAGGTTCTTCTGAGACCAAGGAAGAAGGTGGAGATAACGAACAAGATTGGAAGTCCCATTTGTCTTTTACTCCATTAGGGTTAGTTCATGATCATCATCAGAACATCTCAATGTCCATGGAAGCTGCGGGTGCATGGACTACTAATGATCATCAAGTTGGCAATGTGGCTGGTGACATGGAAGCAGCTGATCAAGAAGGGTTCACTAATCTTTTGCTTAATAACTCGGATGAGGTGCAGAGCTTGTCAGACGGGGATCGTGGCGTGGATTCTGATAACGGTGGTGGAAGCGGAAGTGGAAGGGGTAGTGACTACTACGAAGATAATAAGCATTACTGGAATAGTATTCTCAATTTGGTGAACTCTTCTCCCTCTGAATCTCCAATGTTTTGATAAGGGAAGTGATAAACTCTGTCGCCACTGCCATGTCCTTATGTGATCATATCGGATTAATTGTAGTTCTGAATGGGAATCAAATCCAACTGTGCAACAAATTTAGCTACTCTAATGATCAAATTAGCAAGAGAAAATCATTTGCTTGATTTCCATTCGTGAATTGATGCTATTGCCAAAGCATTTTGGTTGCTTTATGCAATTATCATAGGTCAGGTACAAAAAAATGTAATAAGATATGCttgacatgcatgcatgcatgctttgTGTATTCTTGTGAAAGCAAAATAATTACAGTTTTGGCTGTAGCTCTCGCATCAAATGTTAATACTTTGCCCCCTTTTGAACTTGTTAGAGTCATTCATCTACTAGCAAACTATGTATCTGTCTCTTATATAGTTTCTTTAATATATCACCATTGTTCAtctgaatttttgttttgtttttgtggttATGAGTGAATGTACCCTTCAACCCGGAATTCCTTTGGGGTTTTTTTTCGAGCAATATTCTTAACTAATATAAAATCATTTGCTTGATTTCCATTCGTGAATTGATGCTATTGCCAAAGCATTTTGGTTGCTTTATGCAATTATCATAGGTCAGGTACAAAAAAATGTAATAAGATATGCttgacatgcatgcatgcatgctttgTGTATTCTTGTGAAAGCAAAATAATTACAGTTTTGGCTGTAGCTCTCGCATCAAATGTTAATACTTTGCCCCCTTTTGAACTTGTTAGAGTCATTCATCTACTAGCAAACTATGTATCTGTCTCTTATATAGTTTCTTTAATATATCACCATTGTTCAtctgaatttttgttttgtttttgtggttATGAGTGAATGTACCCTTCAACCCGGAATTCCTTTGGGGTTTTTTTTCGAGCAATATTCTTAACTAATATAAACTATATAGAAGAAGCTTCGAACATGAATGCATACAGCTAAAAAAATTTACACACTACTCTAGTAAACTTGGTTAGGCGAAAGTCTTGTTTCTgtgaat is a genomic window of Malus domestica chromosome 09, GDT2T_hap1 containing:
- the LOC103430094 gene encoding transcription factor MYB16 codes for the protein MGRSPCCDKVGLKKGPWTPEEDQKLLAYIEEHGHGSWRALPTKAGLQRCGKSCRLRWTNYLRPDIKRGKFSLQEEQTIIQLHALLGNRWSAIATHLPKRTDNEIKNYWNTHLKKRLAKMGIDPVTHKPKKDNLLSSVDGQSKNASNLSHMAQWESARLEAEARLVRESRLRSQSSSLLHQLTTTNPNTYVPVNSSSSGSTSAQLQLKWPSSKHSHNSVDLESPTSTLTYNSDQINVNNASSSAMGAAIMQPAMIEFVGSSGSSETKEEGGDNEQDWKSHLSFTPLGLVHDHHQNISMSMEAAGAWTTNDHQVGNVAGDMEAADQEGFTNLLLNNSDEVQSLSDGDRGVDSDNGGGSGSGRGSDYYEDNKHYWNSILNLVNSSPSESPMF